One Streptomyces lincolnensis genomic region harbors:
- a CDS encoding lipopolysaccharide biosynthesis protein — MPATPDHPTGPRRRPSALARAKALPPWSLIAAGAVAGGLIGGVYGLAKPPAYTATAYVVAVPTAKSDPAAALGFATAYGRVATQLAVLGDAQVWAGVPAKTLKSGVRTATSPDAPMVAITATSAHPDLAADMANAVSRALTRHANDTKDDTNVVLQQFARATKPTEPSSASPAVTGLVGASAGGLLGGLALLVRPRRGTGEPDRPAAVPGPAPAADVHGQL; from the coding sequence ATGCCCGCCACGCCCGACCACCCGACCGGGCCCCGCCGCCGCCCCTCCGCCCTGGCCCGCGCCAAGGCCCTCCCGCCCTGGTCCCTGATCGCCGCGGGCGCCGTCGCGGGCGGCCTGATCGGCGGTGTGTACGGCCTGGCCAAGCCGCCCGCGTACACCGCCACCGCCTATGTCGTCGCCGTCCCGACGGCGAAGTCCGACCCGGCGGCCGCGCTCGGCTTCGCCACGGCGTACGGCCGGGTCGCGACCCAGCTCGCGGTGCTGGGCGACGCGCAGGTCTGGGCGGGCGTACCGGCGAAGACCCTCAAGTCCGGTGTGCGGACGGCGACCTCGCCGGACGCGCCGATGGTCGCGATCACCGCCACCTCCGCGCACCCCGACCTCGCCGCCGACATGGCCAACGCCGTCTCGCGCGCCCTGACCCGGCACGCCAACGACACCAAGGACGACACCAACGTCGTCCTCCAGCAGTTCGCCCGCGCCACGAAGCCCACCGAGCCGTCCTCGGCGTCCCCGGCGGTGACGGGCCTGGTCGGTGCCAGCGCGGGCGGTCTGCTGGGCGGGCTGGCGCTGCTGGTGCGGCCCCGGCGCGGCACGGGCGAGCCGGACCGCCCGGCCGCCGTGCCCGGACCCGCCCCCGCCGCCGACGTCCACGGACAGCTGTGA
- a CDS encoding glycosyltransferase: protein MKALHVITGLGVGGAEQQLRLLLRHLPVDCDVVTLTNPGAVADGLAADGVRVTHLGMAGNRDLAALPRLVRLIRDGGYDLVHTHLYRACVYGRLAARLAGVRAIVATEHSLGDSQMEGRKLTAGVRGLYLASERLGRATVAVSPTVAGRLRRWGVPAPRIQVVPNGIDLDRFRFDPARRLRTRRRLGLPETAYVVGGIGRLTPGKHFDVLIRALARLSDQYWLVLVGGGPEEHALRRVARDAGVADRVLFTGERPYVSDGSPGPDLPSLTAAMDLLASPCPEEAFGLAVVEALASGLPVRYASCPAIEDLPSQAAPAARRVPTGVDAFARAVAAARAEGPGPRAAPEAAHHYDITRSAARLMTVYAAATAVPVSPSPQGASAS, encoded by the coding sequence ATGAAGGCTCTCCATGTCATCACCGGCCTCGGGGTCGGCGGCGCCGAGCAGCAACTGCGGCTGCTGCTGCGCCATCTGCCCGTGGACTGCGACGTCGTCACGCTCACCAACCCCGGCGCGGTGGCCGACGGGCTGGCCGCCGACGGGGTGCGGGTCACGCACCTCGGCATGGCCGGCAACCGCGACCTGGCCGCCCTGCCCCGCCTGGTCCGGCTGATCCGCGACGGCGGCTACGACCTCGTGCACACCCACCTGTACCGCGCCTGCGTCTACGGCCGGCTCGCCGCGCGGCTCGCGGGCGTCCGCGCGATCGTCGCCACCGAACACTCCCTGGGCGACTCCCAGATGGAGGGCCGGAAACTGACCGCGGGGGTCCGCGGGCTCTACCTGGCCAGCGAGCGCCTCGGCCGCGCCACGGTCGCCGTCTCCCCGACGGTCGCCGGCCGCCTGCGCCGCTGGGGCGTCCCGGCCCCCCGGATCCAGGTGGTGCCCAACGGCATCGACCTGGACCGCTTCCGCTTCGACCCGGCCCGGAGGCTGCGCACCCGCCGGCGGCTCGGGCTGCCGGAGACGGCGTACGTCGTCGGCGGCATCGGCCGGCTCACGCCGGGCAAGCACTTCGACGTGCTGATCCGGGCGCTGGCCCGGCTCTCCGACCAGTACTGGCTGGTGCTGGTCGGCGGCGGCCCGGAGGAGCACGCGCTGCGGCGCGTCGCGCGCGACGCCGGTGTCGCCGACCGGGTGCTGTTCACCGGCGAACGCCCCTACGTGTCCGACGGCTCCCCCGGCCCCGACCTGCCCTCCCTCACCGCCGCGATGGATCTGCTCGCCTCGCCGTGCCCCGAGGAGGCCTTCGGCCTGGCGGTGGTGGAGGCGCTGGCGTCCGGGCTGCCCGTGCGCTACGCCTCCTGCCCGGCGATCGAGGACCTGCCCTCCCAGGCCGCGCCCGCCGCGCGCCGCGTCCCGACCGGGGTCGACGCGTTCGCGCGGGCCGTCGCGGCGGCCCGCGCCGAGGGACCCGGCCCGCGCGCCGCGCCCGAGGCCGCCCACCACTACGACATCACCCGCAGCGCCGCCCGCCTCATGACCGTCTACGCGGCCGCGACGGCCGTCCCCGTGTCCCCGTCACCCCAGGGAGCAAGTGCCTCATGA